A genomic stretch from Arenicella xantha includes:
- a CDS encoding transposase codes for MTQPRNTLVSATDTPYYHCVSRCVRRAFLCGYDQHTETDYEHRRQWLEAKLQHVATIFSIKLCAYAVMSNHYHVVVHLRPDDAAQWSKCEVVRRWHRLFKGTYLSQCYLTRDTLLPAQIAVLDRDIETWRERLCSLSWFMKAH; via the coding sequence ATGACTCAACCACGCAACACGCTCGTGTCGGCTACCGACACGCCCTATTACCATTGCGTTTCACGGTGCGTTCGACGGGCCTTTTTATGTGGCTACGACCAACACACTGAGACCGATTACGAACATCGTCGGCAATGGCTAGAGGCCAAATTGCAACATGTCGCGACCATCTTTTCGATCAAGCTTTGTGCGTATGCCGTCATGAGTAATCACTATCATGTGGTCGTGCATTTGCGACCAGACGATGCCGCGCAATGGAGCAAATGTGAAGTGGTTCGACGCTGGCATAGGCTCTTTAAAGGAACTTACTTATCCCAATGCTATTTGACCAGAGACACGCTTTTACCCGCACAAATAGCCGTGCTTGATCGAGACATCGAAACTTGGCGTGAGCGCCTATGTAGCCTGTCTTGGTTCATGAAAGCTCATTAA